One segment of Elusimicrobiota bacterium DNA contains the following:
- the hpnA gene encoding hopanoid-associated sugar epimerase, protein MDAAFVTGGTGFVGANLVRLLLEKGLRVRALARKGAELHNLKGLPVELVTGDLLDRASLREGCRGVRYVFHVAADYRIWVPDPQAMLAANVDGTRNVIEEGHAAGAERIVHCSSVAAIKPPRPGSLTPSDEGSEYRDPSEIVGVYKKSKWLSERAALELAAKGAPVVVVNPSTPIGPWDVKPTPTGAIVVNFLNRRMPSYVDTGLNIVHVRDAALGHWLAALKGRVGERYILGGQNLTLKQSLDLLAQITGLSAPRFRTPYAVAWAFAAVDTARCRVTGALPIAPLDAVRMSRYHMFYDASKAVRELGLPQTPAREAFKDAVEWFEDNGYVPSARRKESA, encoded by the coding sequence GTGGACGCGGCTTTCGTCACCGGCGGGACCGGCTTCGTCGGCGCGAACCTCGTGCGCCTCCTCCTCGAGAAGGGGCTGAGAGTCCGGGCGCTCGCGCGCAAGGGCGCCGAGCTCCACAACCTCAAGGGCCTTCCCGTCGAGCTCGTGACCGGCGACCTGCTCGACCGCGCGAGCCTGCGCGAAGGCTGCCGCGGGGTCCGCTACGTCTTCCACGTCGCCGCCGATTACCGCATCTGGGTCCCCGACCCGCAGGCCATGCTCGCGGCCAACGTCGACGGGACCCGCAACGTCATCGAGGAGGGGCACGCGGCGGGCGCCGAGCGCATCGTCCACTGCTCGAGCGTCGCCGCGATCAAGCCGCCGCGCCCGGGCTCCCTGACCCCCTCGGACGAGGGCAGCGAGTACCGGGACCCTTCCGAGATCGTCGGCGTCTACAAGAAGTCGAAGTGGCTCTCCGAACGGGCCGCGCTCGAACTCGCCGCGAAGGGCGCCCCCGTCGTCGTCGTGAACCCGTCCACCCCCATCGGGCCCTGGGACGTGAAGCCCACCCCGACGGGCGCCATCGTCGTGAACTTCCTCAACCGGCGCATGCCCTCCTACGTCGACACGGGGCTGAACATCGTGCACGTGCGCGACGCGGCGCTGGGCCACTGGCTCGCGGCGCTCAAGGGCCGCGTCGGGGAGCGCTACATCCTCGGCGGGCAGAACCTCACGCTCAAGCAGTCCCTCGACCTCCTCGCGCAGATCACGGGCCTGAGCGCCCCGCGCTTCCGCACGCCGTACGCCGTCGCCTGGGCCTTCGCCGCGGTGGACACCGCGCGCTGCCGCGTGACCGGCGCCCTGCCCATCGCTCCCCTCGACGCGGTGAGGATGTCGCGCTACCACATGTTCTACGACGCCTCGAAGGCCGTTCGCGAGCTCGGTCTTCCTCAGACTCCCGCCCGGGAGGCCTTCAAGGACGCCGTGGAGTGGTTCGAGGACAACGGCTACGTCCCGTCCGCCCGACGCAAGGAGAGCGCTTGA
- a CDS encoding polyprenyl synthetase family protein, producing the protein MTFDLGRFLSSQGRLVETELRRLLARRTAAPIPFLAPAPPRVKDSMLYSLMAGGKRLRPALVMTAAECCGLPGRRALKTACALEMIHTYSLIHDDLPAMDDDDLRRGKPTNHKVYGEALAILAGDALLTLAFELAAENAADLRLDGRSAAELVRVIAAGSGARGMVGGQVADIDAEGWSDAMLRRAGGREARGLIDYIHTHKTAALITASLEAGAVLAGASPARRAALRDYGLATGLAFQIADDVLDVVGDKKKLGKRGSDSENRKLTYVRIYGLERSRELARTLAQKARRRVAVFGAKAEPLLALADFIVSRDR; encoded by the coding sequence ATGACTTTCGACCTTGGACGCTTCCTTTCCTCCCAGGGACGGCTCGTCGAGACCGAGCTCCGACGCCTCCTCGCGCGGCGCACAGCCGCCCCCATCCCCTTCCTCGCCCCCGCGCCCCCCCGCGTGAAGGACTCCATGCTCTACTCGCTGATGGCGGGCGGCAAGCGTCTGCGCCCGGCCCTCGTCATGACCGCGGCCGAATGCTGCGGTCTCCCGGGACGCCGCGCGCTCAAGACGGCCTGCGCCCTCGAGATGATCCACACCTACTCGCTCATCCACGACGACCTCCCCGCGATGGACGACGACGACCTGCGCCGCGGGAAGCCCACCAACCACAAGGTCTACGGAGAGGCCCTCGCGATCCTCGCCGGCGACGCGCTGCTGACCCTCGCCTTCGAGCTCGCCGCCGAGAACGCGGCCGACCTGCGCCTCGACGGCCGCTCCGCCGCCGAGCTCGTCCGCGTCATCGCGGCCGGCTCGGGCGCGCGCGGGATGGTCGGCGGGCAGGTCGCGGACATCGACGCGGAAGGCTGGAGCGACGCCATGCTCCGCCGCGCGGGCGGCCGCGAGGCCCGCGGGCTCATCGACTACATCCACACCCACAAGACCGCGGCCCTCATCACCGCGAGCCTCGAGGCCGGCGCCGTGCTCGCCGGAGCGAGCCCCGCGCGGCGCGCGGCCCTGCGCGACTACGGCCTGGCCACCGGGCTCGCCTTCCAGATCGCCGACGACGTCCTCGACGTGGTCGGGGACAAGAAGAAGCTCGGCAAGCGCGGCTCCGACTCCGAGAACCGGAAGCTCACCTACGTGCGCATCTACGGCCTCGAGCGCTCGCGCGAGCTCGCGCGCACGCTCGCGCAGAAGGCCCGCCGCCGGGTCGCCGTCTTCGGGGCGAAGGCCGAGCCCCTGCTCGCGCTGGCCGATTTCATCGTCTCACGAGACCGTTAG
- the dxs gene encoding 1-deoxy-D-xylulose-5-phosphate synthase — MELLQNIRGPRDLQRLPPEKLPLVAAEIRQKILETVSKTGGHLSSSLGATEIAVALHYVFDSPRDRLLWDTGQQSYAHKLLTGRLERFHTIRQFNGLSGFLRRDESEHDAFGAGHASTAISAALGFAAARDVRGEEHKVVAVVSDGCMTGGESFEGLQNAGMLQSDLLVILNDNQRFISHRVGALGVFLTRLLTLGAVRNAEKSIEKFLARFKFWGSVVLRVAKRARVLLFPGMLFEEMGFAYFGPIDGHDLDQLVRVLRHIKELKGPVLVHCVTQKGKGYAHAEEDPLMWHGPGKFEVQTGRMAPPKPAPPSYTSVFGKTLVRLAEDDQKIVAITAAMPEGTGTDLFRDRFPKRYYDVGIAEGHALTFAAGLAAAGLKPVVAIYSSFIQRAYDQIEHDVCLQKLPVVICLDRGGLVGEDGPTHHGVFDFALLRMIPHMTIMAPADENELQHMLKTALDLDAPVAIRYPRGCGTGIPLDAAPEPLRIGKGARLREGTDVTLCAIGATVYPALRAAELLAERGISAGVLNMRFVKPLDRRLLAEALEKTPRLVTLEDHVLDGGFGSAVLEAVSGLQNGPAPELSERVRPAVLRIGLPDAFCTHGSLPLLWDAYGLSPERVADRVASWVAARTEAELR, encoded by the coding sequence ATGGAACTGCTTCAGAACATCCGCGGACCCCGGGACCTCCAGCGTCTGCCGCCCGAGAAGCTTCCGCTCGTCGCCGCCGAGATCCGTCAGAAGATCCTCGAGACCGTCTCGAAGACCGGCGGGCATCTCAGCTCGAGCCTCGGCGCCACCGAGATCGCCGTCGCGCTCCACTACGTCTTCGACAGTCCGCGCGACCGCCTCCTCTGGGACACGGGACAGCAGTCCTACGCTCACAAGCTCCTGACCGGCCGCCTCGAGCGCTTTCACACCATCCGGCAATTCAACGGCCTCTCGGGCTTCCTGCGGCGCGACGAATCCGAGCACGACGCCTTCGGCGCCGGGCACGCCTCCACCGCCATCTCCGCCGCGCTCGGCTTCGCGGCCGCCCGCGACGTCCGCGGCGAGGAGCACAAGGTCGTCGCCGTGGTCTCCGACGGCTGCATGACCGGCGGGGAGAGCTTCGAGGGCCTGCAGAACGCCGGGATGCTGCAGAGCGACCTCCTGGTCATCCTCAACGACAACCAGCGCTTCATCTCCCACCGGGTCGGGGCGCTCGGCGTCTTCCTCACGCGCCTGCTGACCCTCGGCGCCGTCCGCAACGCCGAGAAGTCCATCGAGAAGTTCCTCGCGCGCTTCAAGTTCTGGGGCTCGGTGGTCCTGCGCGTCGCCAAGCGCGCCCGCGTGCTCCTCTTCCCCGGCATGCTCTTCGAGGAGATGGGCTTCGCCTACTTCGGCCCCATCGACGGACACGACCTCGACCAGCTCGTGCGCGTGCTCCGGCACATCAAGGAGCTCAAGGGCCCCGTGCTCGTGCACTGCGTCACCCAGAAGGGGAAGGGCTACGCCCACGCCGAGGAGGACCCCCTGATGTGGCACGGCCCGGGGAAGTTCGAGGTTCAGACGGGCCGCATGGCGCCGCCGAAGCCGGCGCCCCCCTCCTACACCTCCGTGTTCGGCAAGACCCTCGTGCGCCTCGCCGAGGACGATCAGAAGATCGTCGCCATCACGGCGGCCATGCCCGAGGGGACGGGAACGGACCTCTTCCGCGACCGCTTCCCCAAGCGCTACTACGACGTCGGCATCGCCGAGGGGCACGCCTTGACCTTCGCCGCGGGCCTCGCGGCCGCCGGCCTCAAGCCGGTCGTGGCCATCTACTCCTCCTTCATCCAGCGCGCTTACGACCAGATCGAGCACGACGTCTGCCTCCAGAAGCTCCCCGTCGTGATCTGCCTCGACCGCGGCGGCCTCGTCGGGGAGGACGGCCCCACCCATCACGGGGTGTTCGACTTCGCCCTGCTGCGCATGATCCCGCATATGACGATCATGGCGCCTGCCGACGAAAACGAGCTCCAGCACATGCTCAAGACCGCGCTCGACCTCGACGCCCCCGTCGCGATCCGCTATCCGCGCGGCTGCGGCACCGGCATCCCGCTCGACGCCGCTCCGGAACCCCTGAGGATCGGGAAGGGCGCGCGGCTGCGGGAAGGGACGGACGTCACCCTCTGCGCGATCGGCGCCACCGTTTACCCGGCGCTGAGGGCCGCGGAGCTCCTCGCCGAGCGCGGGATCTCCGCCGGCGTGCTCAACATGCGCTTCGTCAAGCCGCTCGACCGCCGGCTCCTCGCCGAAGCTCTGGAGAAGACCCCGCGACTCGTGACGCTCGAGGACCACGTCCTCGACGGCGGCTTCGGCTCCGCCGTGCTCGAGGCGGTCTCCGGCCTCCAGAACGGGCCCGCGCCGGAGCTCTCCGAGCGCGTGCGCCCGGCGGTGCTGCGCATCGGCCTGCCCGACGCCTTCTGCACCCACGGCTCGCTGCCCCTGCTCTGGGACGCCTACGGCCTCAGCCCGGAGCGCGTCGCCGACCGCGTGGCCTCCTGGGTCGCCGCGAGGACGGAGGCGGAGCTCCGGTGA
- the ispH gene encoding 4-hydroxy-3-methylbut-2-enyl diphosphate reductase, whose amino-acid sequence MSVPAGAVRVDTLVLAHLRGFCAGVVRAIDVVEKALEVCGGPVYVRHEIIHNRHVVEELRRKGAVFVEELSEVPPGSWLIFSAHGVGPEVRREAAERKLRVIDATCPLVMKVHFEAVSYAKAGYAIILIGHRRHIETIGTLGEAPDAIRVVGSVEEAEGVIVPDPERVAYLTQTTLSLDDTAGIVAVLKRRFPKLAGPAKGDICYATQNRQNAVKSLVPRVDLLLVLGAPNSSNSLRLREVAEKLGRPSYLIENAADIRPEWLAGVKTLGLTASASAPEVLVQEVITHCRREYGVREVLEDETVGENMRFSIPRELEKLVEEKRGGRP is encoded by the coding sequence GTGAGCGTCCCGGCGGGCGCCGTCCGCGTCGACACCCTGGTCCTCGCGCACCTGCGCGGCTTCTGCGCCGGAGTCGTGCGGGCCATCGACGTCGTGGAGAAGGCCCTCGAAGTCTGCGGCGGGCCCGTCTACGTGCGTCACGAGATCATCCACAACCGGCACGTCGTCGAGGAACTGCGCCGCAAGGGCGCCGTCTTCGTCGAGGAGCTCTCCGAGGTCCCTCCGGGCTCCTGGCTCATCTTCTCAGCGCACGGAGTGGGTCCGGAGGTGCGCCGGGAGGCCGCCGAGCGCAAGCTCCGGGTCATCGACGCCACCTGCCCGCTCGTCATGAAGGTCCACTTCGAGGCGGTCTCGTACGCGAAGGCGGGCTACGCCATCATCCTCATCGGCCACCGCCGCCACATCGAGACCATCGGCACGCTCGGGGAGGCGCCCGACGCCATCCGGGTCGTCGGCTCCGTGGAGGAAGCCGAGGGAGTCATCGTCCCGGACCCGGAGAGGGTCGCCTACCTCACGCAGACGACGCTGAGTCTCGACGACACGGCCGGCATCGTCGCCGTCCTCAAGCGCCGCTTCCCGAAGCTCGCGGGGCCGGCGAAGGGCGACATCTGCTACGCGACCCAGAACCGGCAGAACGCGGTCAAGTCGCTGGTTCCCCGGGTGGACCTGCTGCTCGTGCTCGGCGCGCCGAACAGCTCGAACTCGCTTCGCCTGCGCGAGGTGGCGGAGAAGCTCGGCCGCCCCTCCTATCTCATCGAGAACGCCGCCGACATCCGCCCGGAGTGGCTCGCGGGCGTGAAGACCCTCGGTCTCACGGCTTCGGCCTCCGCGCCCGAGGTGCTGGTGCAGGAAGTCATCACGCACTGCCGCCGCGAGTACGGCGTGCGCGAAGTGCTCGAGGACGAGACGGTCGGGGAGAACATGCGCTTCTCCATCCCCAGAGAGCTCGAGAAGCTCGTCGAGGAGAAGCGGGGAGGCCGCCCATGA
- a CDS encoding tRNA (cytidine(34)-2'-O)-methyltransferase: MNVVLVEPEIHFNTGNVGRTCVGTRTTLHLVGKLGFSLEDKEIRRSGLDYWPKLDLRLHADFDAFLLRAGPRAELFFFSAEGGKSFWEGRYPSDAYLVFGKESVGLPTELRERYRERLFSVPYRCGDVRSYNLSTTAGVVLFEALRQNSWKP; encoded by the coding sequence GTGAACGTCGTCCTCGTCGAGCCGGAGATCCACTTCAACACCGGGAACGTCGGCCGCACCTGCGTCGGCACGCGCACGACCCTCCATCTCGTCGGCAAGCTCGGCTTCTCCCTCGAGGACAAGGAGATCCGGCGCTCCGGTCTGGACTACTGGCCGAAGCTCGACCTGCGGCTGCACGCGGACTTCGACGCCTTCCTCCTCCGCGCCGGACCCCGGGCCGAGCTCTTCTTCTTCAGCGCGGAGGGCGGCAAGAGCTTCTGGGAGGGGCGCTATCCGTCGGACGCCTACCTCGTCTTCGGGAAGGAGTCCGTGGGGCTGCCGACGGAGCTGCGGGAGCGCTACCGCGAGCGGCTCTTCTCGGTCCCCTACCGCTGCGGCGACGTGCGCTCCTACAACCTCTCCACGACCGCCGGCGTCGTCCTTTTCGAAGCCCTCCGCCAGAACTCCTGGAAGCCGTGA
- a CDS encoding SH3 domain-containing protein, whose product MTRPRTLLILALLAFLASPPYAQTPEKEFYSVKPVKVSVREEPETTAKKLWTMWKFCPVEVVSYRGDWVRVRDFEGDLGWLRKVDLSEIPTVAVVRKDVALRKSPAKDGKVLWLLEKGYALRVFGAKGDWLEVSDLDSASGWLRTEDAWGAPPPPSAPPER is encoded by the coding sequence ATGACCCGACCTCGAACCCTTCTCATCCTCGCGTTGCTCGCCTTCCTGGCGTCCCCGCCGTACGCGCAGACCCCCGAGAAGGAGTTCTACAGCGTGAAGCCCGTGAAGGTCTCCGTGCGCGAAGAGCCCGAGACGACGGCGAAGAAGCTGTGGACGATGTGGAAGTTCTGTCCGGTCGAGGTCGTCAGCTACCGCGGCGACTGGGTCCGCGTGCGGGACTTCGAGGGCGACCTGGGCTGGCTGAGGAAGGTCGACCTTTCGGAGATCCCGACGGTCGCGGTCGTCCGCAAGGACGTCGCCCTGCGCAAGTCCCCGGCGAAGGACGGGAAGGTCCTCTGGCTGCTCGAGAAGGGCTATGCCCTGCGCGTCTTCGGCGCGAAAGGGGACTGGCTCGAGGTCTCGGACCTCGACTCCGCGTCCGGCTGGCTTCGAACCGAGGACGCCTGGGGCGCGCCGCCGCCGCCCTCCGCCCCGCCGGAACGGTGA
- the ispG gene encoding (E)-4-hydroxy-3-methylbut-2-enyl-diphosphate synthase, which produces MASPAATLQRLFPGSDPFRYGRRRTRVVRAGKLAIGGDEPIRLQSMTTTATSDVEAAVAQALRLVEAGCELVRVTAPTVEDARALGRIKAGLLRRGVDVPLAADIHFSPQAALEAAEFVEKVRINPGNFADSKRSASRGGGEAEYARELARIEEAFTPLVEKLKRLGRALRIGANHGSLSDRILNRYGDTPAGMVESALEYARICEKLGYRELVFSMKASNPKVTVAAYRLLSSRMSEAGMDYPFHLGVTEAGGGVDGRIKSAIGIGALLEDGLGDTIRVSLTEDPEFELPVCRALARRFGPAAPPPPAPVEAPAPFCADLFSYARRESASVRVGPFRIGERHPVRAFAAVDAGVGAEEIEALLRGGELEPEVLELEVAAPADRTRLKDLRAALGAHSSRLAFLARFRDPALLSEGLPLCDLAAFCAPDEEAWAGFVRAAKTAGKPVLASGRDAGHCAAREAVCRREGVPALAQLCASAEGRSPLQEYRLLCARLAAAGSKAPLHLRAPAQEDAELRVLEASLLVGGLLCDGLGDSAGIVSGLRPAESLRLLYDVLQGAGARVVKAELVSCPSCGRTLFDIQSASARIGARVRHLKGVKIAVMGCIVNGPGEMADADFGYVGGAPGKINLYVGKDCVQKGVPSAEADDALIALIRKNGRWSEPPARE; this is translated from the coding sequence ATGGCCTCCCCCGCAGCGACGCTCCAGCGCCTCTTCCCCGGCTCCGACCCTTTCCGCTACGGCCGCCGCCGCACCCGCGTCGTGCGGGCCGGGAAGCTCGCGATCGGCGGCGACGAGCCCATCCGCCTCCAGTCGATGACCACGACGGCGACCTCGGACGTCGAGGCCGCCGTCGCCCAGGCCCTGCGGCTCGTCGAGGCGGGCTGCGAGCTCGTGCGCGTCACCGCCCCGACCGTCGAGGACGCCCGCGCGCTCGGCCGCATCAAGGCCGGGCTCCTGCGCCGAGGCGTCGACGTCCCTCTCGCCGCCGACATCCACTTCTCCCCCCAGGCCGCCCTCGAGGCGGCCGAGTTCGTCGAGAAGGTCCGCATCAACCCCGGGAACTTCGCCGACAGCAAGCGCTCCGCCTCGCGCGGAGGCGGGGAAGCCGAGTACGCCCGAGAGCTCGCGCGCATCGAGGAGGCCTTCACCCCCCTCGTCGAGAAGCTCAAGCGCTTGGGCCGCGCGCTGCGCATCGGCGCCAACCACGGCTCCCTCTCGGACCGCATCCTCAACCGCTACGGGGACACCCCCGCCGGGATGGTCGAGTCCGCGCTCGAGTACGCGCGGATCTGCGAGAAGCTCGGCTATCGCGAGCTCGTCTTCTCCATGAAGGCCTCCAACCCCAAGGTCACCGTCGCGGCCTATCGCCTCCTCTCCTCGCGCATGTCCGAGGCCGGCATGGACTACCCCTTCCACCTCGGCGTCACGGAGGCCGGCGGCGGAGTCGACGGACGCATCAAGTCGGCCATCGGCATCGGCGCCCTCCTCGAGGACGGGCTCGGCGACACGATCCGCGTCTCCCTCACCGAGGACCCGGAGTTCGAGCTCCCGGTCTGCCGCGCGCTCGCGCGCCGCTTCGGGCCCGCCGCGCCCCCGCCGCCGGCCCCGGTCGAAGCCCCGGCCCCCTTCTGCGCCGACCTCTTCTCCTACGCCCGGCGGGAGAGCGCGTCCGTCCGGGTCGGACCCTTCCGCATCGGAGAGCGCCACCCCGTGCGGGCCTTCGCGGCCGTCGACGCGGGCGTCGGCGCCGAGGAGATCGAGGCGCTCCTGCGCGGCGGAGAGCTCGAGCCCGAGGTGCTGGAGCTCGAGGTCGCGGCGCCCGCGGACCGGACCCGCCTGAAGGACCTGCGCGCGGCCCTCGGCGCACACTCCTCGCGCCTCGCCTTCCTCGCCCGCTTCAGGGACCCCGCGCTCCTGAGCGAGGGGCTCCCGCTCTGCGACCTCGCCGCCTTCTGCGCCCCCGACGAGGAGGCCTGGGCCGGCTTCGTGCGGGCGGCGAAGACCGCCGGGAAGCCCGTCCTCGCCTCCGGCCGCGACGCCGGGCACTGCGCCGCGCGGGAGGCCGTCTGCCGCCGCGAGGGCGTCCCCGCGCTCGCGCAGCTGTGCGCGTCCGCGGAGGGCCGCTCCCCGCTCCAGGAGTACCGCCTGCTCTGCGCGCGGCTGGCCGCGGCCGGCTCGAAGGCCCCGCTCCACCTGCGCGCCCCCGCCCAGGAGGACGCCGAACTGCGGGTCCTCGAGGCCTCTCTGCTCGTCGGAGGGCTCCTCTGCGACGGGCTCGGCGACAGCGCCGGGATCGTCTCGGGGCTCCGACCCGCCGAGTCGCTCCGTCTGCTCTACGACGTCCTGCAGGGCGCGGGCGCGCGCGTCGTGAAGGCCGAGCTCGTCTCCTGCCCCTCCTGCGGCCGCACGCTCTTCGACATCCAGAGCGCCTCCGCCCGCATCGGCGCGCGCGTGCGCCACCTCAAGGGGGTCAAGATCGCCGTCATGGGCTGCATCGTCAACGGTCCGGGCGAGATGGCGGACGCGGACTTCGGCTACGTCGGCGGCGCGCCGGGAAAGATCAATCTCTACGTCGGGAAGGACTGCGTGCAGAAGGGCGTCCCCTCCGCCGAGGCCGACGACGCCCTCATCGCGCTCATCCGGAAGAACGGCCGGTGGAGCGAACCGCCGGCGCGGGAGTGA
- a CDS encoding YdcF family protein, whose protein sequence is MNFPAPFPKPLRRLLLGAAALVCAAAAGLAATAWWLDCSDEPRKADLIVLLAGAYSRPFHAADLYKHGLAPEVWVSRPYRAPAELKALALGTRIPAEEEVHRDILLRLGVPPARIRLYGDGVMSTVNEALALRRSLDLRGKTVLVVTSRWHARRARLVFRRALPGTKVLVCATPYEEFTRRWWTRQDLARSAVLEGTKMLYYLLGGRFISKLEDTPFVS, encoded by the coding sequence ATGAACTTCCCTGCGCCTTTTCCCAAGCCCCTGCGGCGGCTCCTTCTGGGAGCCGCCGCACTCGTCTGCGCCGCCGCCGCCGGGCTCGCCGCGACGGCCTGGTGGCTGGACTGCTCCGACGAGCCGCGGAAGGCCGACCTCATCGTCCTCCTCGCCGGCGCCTACTCCCGACCCTTCCACGCCGCAGACCTCTACAAGCACGGCCTCGCGCCCGAGGTCTGGGTCTCGCGCCCCTACCGCGCCCCGGCCGAGCTCAAGGCCCTCGCTCTGGGCACGCGCATACCGGCGGAGGAGGAGGTCCACCGCGACATCCTCCTGCGCCTGGGGGTCCCCCCCGCGCGGATCCGACTCTATGGGGACGGGGTGATGAGCACGGTCAACGAGGCCCTCGCCCTGCGACGGTCGCTCGACCTGCGGGGCAAGACCGTCCTCGTCGTGACCTCGCGCTGGCATGCACGCCGTGCGCGGCTCGTCTTCCGTCGGGCCCTGCCCGGCACGAAGGTCCTCGTCTGCGCGACGCCCTACGAGGAGTTCACCCGCCGCTGGTGGACGCGCCAGGACCTCGCGCGCAGCGCCGTACTCGAGGGGACGAAGATGCTGTATTACCTTCTGGGCGGCCGCTTCATATCGAAGCTCGAAGACACTCCGTTCGTCTCCTGA
- the orn gene encoding oligoribonuclease has product MQDQRNLVWMDLEMTGLEPDRDRILEIATIITDGQLNTLAEGPVLAIHQPPEVLERMDPWCVEHHGSSGLTQRCLESKVTVEEAERMTLDFVREYCPNRAVPLCGNSIHQDRRFLVRYMPKLNEYLHYRIVDVSSFKEVLERWYRDDFARPSKRKSHLALDDIRESILELSEYRKRFFVPIKPD; this is encoded by the coding sequence ATGCAGGATCAGCGCAACCTCGTCTGGATGGACCTCGAGATGACCGGCCTGGAGCCCGACCGGGACCGCATCCTCGAGATCGCCACCATCATCACCGACGGCCAGCTCAACACCCTGGCCGAGGGGCCCGTGCTCGCCATCCACCAGCCGCCGGAGGTCCTCGAGCGGATGGACCCCTGGTGCGTCGAGCATCACGGGTCCTCGGGCCTGACCCAGCGCTGTCTGGAGTCCAAGGTCACCGTCGAGGAAGCGGAGCGGATGACGCTGGATTTCGTCCGGGAGTACTGTCCGAACCGCGCGGTCCCGCTCTGCGGGAACTCCATCCATCAGGACCGGCGCTTCCTCGTGCGCTACATGCCGAAGCTCAACGAGTACCTGCACTACCGGATCGTGGACGTGAGCTCCTTCAAGGAAGTCCTGGAGCGCTGGTACCGCGACGATTTCGCCCGCCCCAGCAAGCGCAAGTCCCACCTCGCGCTGGATGATATCCGGGAGTCCATCCTCGAGCTCTCCGAGTACCGCAAGCGCTTCTTCGTCCCCATAAAGCCCGACTAG
- a CDS encoding Rhomboid family protein: MAELPGWIGRLERRLGPWALENLGLFIVAMNAAVWALSLVKPDFPSLLALDPALLVSGQPWRALTFLFVPPTTHPVWMLLWLYLLFVYAGALEREWGDFRFNLFYLLGALALLGASLATGRGLSNMPLNASIFLAFAALFPDFELLLFFVLPVKVKWLAAFAWAGILWTLLAGSWDSRLTTAAGILNYAVFFGPAHARDLRGRLRRRRW, translated from the coding sequence ATGGCTGAACTCCCCGGCTGGATCGGACGGCTCGAGCGCAGACTGGGCCCCTGGGCATTGGAGAACCTCGGGCTCTTCATCGTCGCGATGAACGCCGCGGTCTGGGCGCTCTCGCTGGTCAAGCCGGACTTCCCGTCCCTGCTCGCCCTCGACCCCGCTCTCCTCGTCTCGGGGCAGCCCTGGCGCGCCCTGACCTTCCTCTTCGTCCCTCCGACGACGCACCCCGTCTGGATGCTCCTCTGGCTCTACCTGCTCTTCGTCTATGCCGGCGCCCTCGAGCGCGAATGGGGAGACTTCCGCTTCAACCTCTTCTACCTCCTCGGGGCGCTCGCCCTCCTCGGCGCCTCGCTGGCGACCGGGCGCGGCCTCTCGAACATGCCGCTCAACGCGAGCATCTTCCTCGCCTTCGCGGCCCTCTTCCCCGACTTCGAACTCCTCCTCTTCTTCGTCCTGCCGGTCAAGGTCAAATGGCTGGCGGCCTTCGCCTGGGCGGGGATCCTCTGGACGCTGCTCGCCGGAAGCTGGGATTCCCGCCTGACGACCGCGGCGGGGATCCTCAACTACGCGGTGTTCTTCGGCCCCGCCCACGCGCGCGATCTGCGCGGACGCCTCCGGCGGCGGCGATGGTGA
- a CDS encoding PH domain-containing protein, with the protein MVSPEKLLWRGRPALRAALFELSSAAVLAVLAGLLLGTERPVPASVCAASALAAVLAAVLRRLRRDYRITSERLRAREGLLLHTTRELEFDALERLDLRRSLSQRLLGLGDVLGVPKAPDAGPLLFEDVADPETVLDAARRARRGRTCDDGQAQQTPAAAG; encoded by the coding sequence ATGGTGAGTCCCGAGAAGCTGCTCTGGCGGGGCCGTCCCGCCCTGCGCGCGGCCCTCTTCGAGCTCTCGAGCGCCGCGGTCCTCGCCGTGCTCGCGGGGCTCCTCCTCGGGACCGAGCGGCCCGTGCCCGCATCGGTCTGCGCGGCCAGCGCCCTCGCGGCGGTCCTGGCCGCCGTCCTCCGCCGCCTGCGGCGCGACTACCGCATCACGAGCGAACGCCTGCGCGCGCGGGAGGGACTGCTCCTCCACACGACGCGCGAACTCGAGTTCGACGCCCTCGAACGCCTGGACCTGCGCCGCTCCCTCTCTCAGCGGCTCCTCGGACTCGGCGACGTGCTCGGCGTCCCGAAAGCGCCCGACGCGGGCCCCCTGCTCTTCGAAGACGTCGCGGACCCCGAGACGGTGCTCGACGCCGCGCGGCGCGCCCGCCGCGGGAGGACGTGCGACGATGGACAAGCCCAGCAGACCCCAGCCGCAGCCGGTTAA
- a CDS encoding translation initiation factor — translation MTRLEGLLMHPTLKEHLLKDLKKRLACGGTVDGGALVFQGDHRERVQKELETLGYLVKRHGG, via the coding sequence GTGACCCGCCTCGAGGGCCTCCTCATGCATCCCACCCTGAAGGAGCATCTCCTCAAGGACCTCAAGAAGCGCCTCGCCTGCGGCGGCACCGTGGACGGCGGAGCGCTCGTCTTCCAGGGCGACCATCGCGAGCGGGTGCAGAAGGAACTCGAAACCCTTGGCTATCTCGTCAAACGACATGGCGGCTGA